The Styela clava chromosome 13, kaStyClav1.hap1.2, whole genome shotgun sequence genome has a window encoding:
- the LOC120332712 gene encoding uncharacterized protein LOC120332712 isoform X1, with the protein MGSVEKYGNIYYGLSSEDVEKEKARFYEIYKEQNRNRYEATIARLEMPGNYMQMCRRHSTREVEDESENQELAATINRVVDQYEKKINEIQEGGEVSEELVRAKKGSLYRSAVREFNNSDINRKGNFRHYINMLERAVQKVEPVRIAPSKERLLNMKLKNYVADFSRQFDREMEPINGLFIGPVALNTMAQKTKSKLTEKFNDRTKDDEPRNVVERHCNDLIRSLDSKWESLKKENERNRRHYELAKNEMEMKLIKRYHSSMDQVSNSDRCILFSHN; encoded by the exons ATGGGTAGTGTGGAAAAATATGGCAACATCTATTATGGTCTATCATCCGAGGATGTGGAAAAAGAGAAAGCTCGTTTCTACGAAATCTACAAAGAACAAAATCGTAATAGATATGAAGCGACTATTGCGAGA CTTGAAATGCCAGGAAACTACATGCAAATGTGTCGCCGTCATAGCACAAGGGAAGTAGAAGACGAG agTGAGAATCAAGAATTAGCTGCTACAATAAACAGAGTCGTCGACcaatacgaaaaaaaaatcaacgaG ATACAAGAAGGTGGAGAAGTAAGTGAAGAACTTGTTAGAGCTAAAAAAGGTTCGCTTTACAGATCAGCCGTTCGGGAATTCAACAATAGTGATATCAACAGAAAAGGGAACTTTCGTCATTACATAAATATGTTGGAAAGAGCTGTGCAAAAAGTGGAACCTGTCAGAATTGCGCCAAGCAAAGAG CGTCTCCTGAACATGAAACTGAAAAATTATGTTGCTGATTTTAGTCGACAGTTTGATCGAGAGATGGAGCCG aTCAATGGACTCTTCATTGGACCCGTAGCTTTAAACACAATGGCgcaaaaaacaaaatcaaaattgacTGAAAAATTCAACGACAGAACAAAAGACGATGAACCACGAAATGTTGTGGAGCGACATTGTAACGACTTAATTCGTAGTTTGGACTCAAAGTGGGAGTCACTAAAGAAGGAAAACGAAAGAAATCGC CGTCATTACGAACTCGCAAAAAACGAAATGGAAATGAAGTTGATTAAACGATATCACTCTAGCATGGATCAGGTGAGCAATTCCGATCGTTGTATATTATTCAGTCATAATTAG
- the LOC120332712 gene encoding uncharacterized protein LOC120332712 isoform X2, with the protein MPHPGLTLAQGLPYDKATVNDIDEKFVQQLTPLAESILHPNNLIVKELSDGKPMDYRGLYATATKCADAFGSIDTHIKVDDILEVIASAEDNEKRRACLHHYTELMSKYIVGCASETEAKLKHNKAKSEAISKFYSRGNDEKRVQSRTHAEDEVDEAYTRFLAKLKYNKAKGKHDMVTGYLDAISSYKNKMAILEDKPVPPPEFDAVHET; encoded by the exons ATGCCACATCCCGGACTAACATTGGCACAAGGACTCCCATACGATAAAGCAACCGTGAATG ACATTGATGAAAAATTCGTGCAGCAGCTAACTCCACTTGCTGAATCTATACTTCATCCAAACAATCTGATTGTCAAGGAACTCTCTGATGGAAAACCTATGGATTATCGTGGTTTGTACGCCACAGCAACGAAATGCGCTGACGCCTTCGGCTCCATTGATACCCACATTAAAGTTGACGACATATTGGAG GTAATTGCGAGTGCCGAAGACAATGAAAAGAGAAGGGCTTGTTTGCATCATTACACCGAGCTGATGAGCAAA TACATTGTAGGATGTGCTAGCGAGACTGAAGCAAAGCTGAAACACAACAAGGCGAAATCAGAAGCAATCAGTAAATTTTACTCTCGTGGTAATGATGAAAAGCGTGTGCAATCGAGAACTCACGCGGAAGACGAAGTCGATGAAGCTTACACCAGATTCCTTGCAAAGTTGAAATACAATAAA GCAAAAGGAAAACATGACATGGTTACCGGCTATCTTGATGCTATTTCGTCATACAAGAATAAAATGGCAATT CTTGAAGATAAACCAGTACCACCACCTGAATTCGATGCCGTTCACGAAACGTAA